TGGAGGCCCAGAACCCCTGGATCTGAGAGCCTGTGGTCAGAGATCAGCCCTACCCGGACAAGAACTATTACGGAAAGCACCTGTTGCAAAGGCTCGGCTTGAAATAAAGGTGGAAGCCAGTTTCTGAGCTCTGGTAAGAATcatagaaaagggggaggggcagggggtgggggagggggaacttgcTACCTAATATATTTAAGGCTTTACTTATTAATTCTGTAAGGTTTACTCTATTGCCTTCTATTTGAGAGCCTAGTAGGGGCTCCAAAGGCTATTGTAGCTAGAATTCCAAGCAACAGTTGTCGCCTCTCCTAAAGAAAAGGCAGTGGGGTGGGGtccagaagggagggagggagggagggagggagatgtgaCTGACAAAGGCACCACTAGCATAGAGAAACTATTGCTCCTCAAGGTTGTGAAGTGGGAAAATATTCAAGATTGTAGAAAATGTTATTAGAAGCTTGTTTCCAAGtccattgttatttatttatttatttatttatttatttatttatttatttatttattttacagctCCTACCCAAGCGCAAGGAAGATACTGCCCGGGAACGTTTCTTTGGAGGTTTCTGCAGACTAGGCCGTTTTTGTTAGCAGAAAGTCCAAGTATCTTGTATTCAGATACCCAATTGTTGTCAGGCATGGCTAGCCTCCTTGCTAGGATGGGTAACAGTCGCCGTCAGAATGCAGCTTTTATGCCTTTGGCCCATTCCATGCTGAGGGCCCTGGGGAGGAGCCTCGGTCCTTTGATAGCTAACATTGCAGAGAGAAACATACAGTCGTTCTCTGGGAGGGCCGAGCTAGCCCCGGGGGAAGAAACCTTTGAGAACTGGCTAAGCCAAGTCCATGAGGTCCTGCCAGATTGGCCCATGTCTGAAGAGGATAAGATTAAACGCCTGATGAGAACCCTTAGGGGCCCTGCCCGGGAGGCCATGCGTTTGTTCCAGGCTGACAATCCCAATCTAAACGTAGCAGAATTTTTGCGGGCAATGAAGTTGCTGTTTGGGGAATCTGAGAGCAGTATAACAGCACATGGCAAATTTCTAAACACCCTGCAGGCACAGGGAGAGAAACCATCCCTGTATGTGATCCGTTTAGAGGTGCAGCTGCAGAATGCTATCCAGGCAGGGGTCCTTCCTCAGAGCGAGGCAAACAGAACTCGCCTGCACCAGCTCCTTGTAGGGGCTGAGCTGAGTAGGGAGCTGCGCATCAAGCTTAAGGGTCTTCTCCAAATGCACGCGCATAACGAGCAGGAGAGCCTTCCCGACTTCCTGGAGTTAATCAGGATGATCAGGGAGGAAGAGGATTGGGATGAGACTTTCCTTAGAAATAAGCGGCCCAGGAGATCTGAGACAGTAATGGAGCGGGCAGCCAGCCCTGTCGTCTTTCAGGGCTCCCTGCCTATAGTGATTGGCAGTGCTGACTGTAACGTGATAGAGATAGATGATTCCCAGGATGATTCAGATGAGGATGTGATCCTGGTGGAGCCTGAGGACCCTCCACTCTCATCCCCAGGTACCTCATCCCTCAGAGGCACAGTCAGTACTCAGGAAGAAATGCTAGTTATTGAATCCCCTGATGAATCTGATGAGGAGTCTCCTTCCACTAGCAGTGGTTCTGGGCAAAGGAATAATGGGCCCGGGGATGTAGGCAGAACCAGAAAGCGAAAGTACCCCATCCGCTGTCCTCATTGTGGTGAAGAGGGCCATGCCAAAGAAACCTGTGACAATACCAGCAACAAGGGCCAGGTTTTTGAGAATCTGATTGTCACTCTGCAGGAGCTGACTCATATGGAGAGACCAAAGCCCCCTGCACCATACTAAGGTGTGTGCCTCAGCCCCAGATCAACGTTTAAGTCTCCTCAAAAGCTAATTCTGGAGGGAAAAGGGATGGGGTGGGCTTCTAACATAAGGAATTCATTTAAAACAAGCTTTTCTTGGGAGAAGAAAAAGCAGACTGGGTTACCATGCAAGACAGAGGCATGGGCCCATATCATTCCTTGCTCATTCCACTAACTGCTTAAtggttgtttctctgtgtgtctttctctggtGATTTTAATCTATCTGTGAAGTGGTATCTCTTTGAACCTTCCaagtgaaattaaaaagaaaaaacctaaaGTGCACATTACCTGAAACCCCCACCCTGATACAATCGTCGTCAGTCCTTTGGTGAATGTCCTTGTGATCTTTCTCTGGACCTTTGTGCCTAGGTATATATGTATTGATAAAAGTGATCATATAAGTGCTGTTCTATAGTATGTATTTTTTCATCGCGCAGTATATATTGTGGActtctaaataaatgaatatataaccATCTAATGTCATGCATACTATATATCTGGGGAAGACAAATAAAGACTGAAACTAACTGTAACAACTACAGTGGGGGTGTTTTATttaaagggaagaggggaagttgAAATGAGCTACGTAGCTCTTCCACATCTGTTATAACTACTGGCCTGCCTCCTAGTTCATACAGCCATCTGCACCAACTAGTTAATGTCCCAATATCCTCAAATATATCCTGAGAAGTCTGTCCATTGCCCAAAAGAGGAGCCGTCCCTGTCCATCTGGTTCTGCCTTACCTCTTGGCCTAAGATCAGAGGCCGAGGATGATTTCTGGTATCTCTCTTTGGGCATCCTTCCTGTGGGAACATTAGTCTTTCACTGAAATACCTGATGGAGAATAGCTGCATATAAGGCTGACAGCAGAGTGAAGATGAATGCTGATCTAAAGATCTGAAGCATttataaggtttatttttatttgaagtaTAGGGCTTTTAGCCTGCGTGTATTATgagcctacagaggccagaagatggtgtcggGTCCCCTGGTACCTGAAGTTTGTAAGCCACTCTATGGATAGGTACTGTGAACAAAAACTGGGTCTTCAAGGGCAttaagtgctcttgactgctgagatACCTCTGCAGCGGCAGTCTGCATCATTTTACCCCACTATAATTCGGTTTGCACAGGTCTGTCTGAGAAGGGGGTGGATAGCAGTGGTAGCTGGCTTGTCAGGGACAGAAGTAGAGGCCAGGTGCTACATCAAGCTGTACAGCCTTCTCTGGGATTCTGCACTCACAACTGGCTTTAGACTGCTTCTCCTAGAATCACCCTTGCCTGGCCCTGCCTGGCCCTGCCTGGCCCTGGCCTCTTGTCCTGTTCTAGCCCTAACCCTATAATATCATTTTGCAACCCCTTACTGAAGCCACACTCGTTTCTTGGTGATGGAGGAGGCTCACCCTTCTGTGTTCTGCCCATGAACATCTGCCCTGCTCCCAGCACTTCATGTTGTCCTAAAGCCTCAGCCTCCTTCACCTTCAAGGCCAGAGGGGGAGTAGAAGGCCCTGCGTTCCTGGGAAAGAGTTCGTCAGGGGCAAAGGTTCAAGGGGGGAAGGCATTTCTTACATCCTTCTTGAATAATTCTG
The window above is part of the Rattus norvegicus strain BN/NHsdMcwi chromosome X, GRCr8, whole genome shotgun sequence genome. Proteins encoded here:
- the Zcchc18 gene encoding zinc finger CCHC domain-containing protein 18 is translated as MASLLARMGNSRRQNAAFMPLAHSMLRALGRSLGPLIANIAERNIQSFSGRAELAPGEETFENWLSQVHEVLPDWPMSEEDKIKRLMRTLRGPAREAMRLFQADNPNLNVAEFLRAMKLLFGESESSITAHGKFLNTLQAQGEKPSLYVIRLEVQLQNAIQAGVLPQSEANRTRLHQLLVGAELSRELRIKLKGLLQMHAHNEQESLPDFLELIRMIREEEDWDETFLRNKRPRRSETVMERAASPVVFQGSLPIVIGSADCNVIEIDDSQDDSDEDVILVEPEDPPLSSPGTSSLRGTVSTQEEMLVIESPDESDEESPSTSSGSGQRNNGPGDVGRTRKRKYPIRCPHCGEEGHAKETCDNTSNKGQVFENLIVTLQELTHMERPKPPAPY